The genomic DNA ttgaatgactacctcatctctgtaacccacacatatagttagttatctgtaaggtccctcagttgagcagtgaatttcaaacacagattcatccacaaagaccagggaggttttccattgcctcgcaaagaagggcacctgttGGTGATGGGCAAGACttaaaaatggttgtctagcaataatcaacaaccaattttGACAGACCTTGAAGAATTGTTTAAATATGAATGGGAACATGTTGCACAATCCCGGTGttgaaagctcttagagacttacccaggtgcttctacaaaatattgtgtgaatactcatgtaaataagatgtttctgtatttcattttcaataaatttgcaaacatttctaaaaacattttcactgtctttatggggtattgtgtattaATGGCTGAGAAAAACCTATATTAattcaattttgaattcaggctgtagcgCAACAAAATTGTGGAATGAGTCAAGGGGTAACTTTTGTTCTCTTTTTTAATTAAGAGCAACGGGTCTGGCGGGTAAAATTGATTTCATCCCTGGCCCagactccagtacagtaggtggcggtaatgcaccttaacGTTGGATGCCAATCACCGATAAACGCCACCGAAGAAGAAGAGTTCCACGTGTGTGAGTGCTCAGCTGCCATCATGGCAGATCTTCAGATGAGGCTTCTTCGGCAGAAAATCCAGAAAAGAAGCGTAAAGAACAAAGAGCGAAAGCTACTTCAGAAACGGAAACAGGAGGAAGATAATGGTAACTGTTTTTCCAGTACTGAAATCATTGTCGACAAGTTGTATTGACACTTTATCGCGCTAGGCCACCTCGAAGCAAGGCTAGGTAGCTATTACCCTTGTTAGCTACCCTAACTAGCTAGTATGTCTCTGATGGATGTTTCTATATCGGAAATCACGCATTAAAGACAGTATTTTCGTTCATACACGTAGCTAAATCAACGATCGTAAAGAAAATGATCCCCATTCCGTTAGCTTGTGGTGTTTTTATAGCTAGCTACTTACTACACTACTGCTTTTGAAAAAAAGCTAACCTTAGACATAAGCGAAACATTGTAGTACATTGTTGGCTTTGATACGTTGATCTCTTCCCGTTATTGATATCTGCCAGATTTGAATGAAGTTCCCAAAACAGTCAGTCAGGTAGCTAAGGTTTGCTGCCACCTAGCTAGTTCGTTGAATGATAGCCTAGTTGGTTTTTTAaaatcacatatatatatatatatataattattctGTGTAACGTACGTTGTTCACAGACGACGCAAACGGACTTCCAGAGGAGTGTTGTGATGAAAGGAGTCAGGTGGCCACAGCAACGTCAAAGCCACAGAATGCCAAACCCACGAATAAGCAGCAAAAAGAGAAGAATGGGAAGGCAGAGGTGGACACAGAACATTTTGTCAAGAAGAAAAATAAAAGAAAGCTCAACACCACTGAACAGCCAGGTAATGTTGTGTACCACTCAGTCATTTATTAGAATGGTTGTTGGACCGTTCACAGGTAAATGGCTATAAGTGTCAATTTCCCAAGTTAGTGAATCTTGTCCATGTCAATGAATATTTAATGTTTCTAATGTAGGTGTGAAAAAAGCTAAGAAGGAGCAGGAGGatgtgacagaggaggaggaggatgcgACAGAGGAGGATGCTGATCAGACCACAGACAAACCCACACAGCCTCTTGAACAGGGAGATGAGGGGGGTGATGATGAAGAGGGAAGTGAggatggggcagagatgggggaaggagagaagtttGAGGATACTGAGGAGGAAGATGAACCGAAGCTCCCATCTGGCTTGACAGGTATTCCATGTTTAATGATATAGAAGCCTTTGCACAACCAAACGTTAGCCTTGTCAGTTGTGCATGTTATGTGTAGCAATCATTTCTCAGTCTTAGATATGGGCCAGGAACTATTTACAATTGAGCTTCTGCCAGCATACAAATATGTATAATAGTCTGTGTTTTATCTTCCTGGTAACCATGGTCCTTTACTGTAGGTAATCCCCAGTCAGTCTACTTGCTGTGTTCTGTGTTAGTAGGGATGGGCATTTAAAATGATTTCACTATTTATAATAACAGAAgttagtttaaaaaaacaacTTTTAAACAAGTTGGGCAGGGGCCAGCGGTGTGTGAGACACCAGAGGGAGAGGCAAAAAAGTAGCCACTGACTCACGCTAGTTAGACAAACGTGTAAATGGCATAGGTTATCTATCATCCCATCTGGCAGTGCCTGTCTCTACTGTATCAAAATGATGTAAATAAgctagctaagatagttagatgttagccagccagctagaatAGTTGAGGCTATTTCACTGCACTCCCCGTTCCTTGTCTATAACATTCCATTCAGAATCAACCACAGCCTACCTGTCGGTTGCTCATTGTGGCCTGCGCCTTCTCATTTATCTAACTTAATTCTGGAATTTTACGTCCATTTTTCATTGATTAGTGATCTCCCACTTCACATGGTGTCTCTGACTGTAGTGCGAACAACAACAAGCTACACGCAACGTGTGAAACTTGTGTAGGCTATACGGAAGCCTGTCTTTTTATTGGGCGCATGTCTTGAAAATTACTTTCAAGCGTTTGTTTTATTAAATTaagcatttcaaatgtcattgtATATCTGTGTTTGTGTAGCAATGTCACATAGATAATTTTATTTAATTGAGACGAAACCTTTTCATTGTTAAAATAGGCCTatgattttaatttttttatgaaTAGACCTGCTCTCGCAAGTAGGCCTATTCAAATACCAATGTCAGTTTGGATATTAGAATAACCGTGCCCATCCCTATGTGTTAGTGCTAGACTAGAGCCTTTCCATGCCAAAACCCACAGAGGTGTGGGAACTGTTAACTGTGGTTTCTGTATCTCAGGTGCGTTTGAGGACACGTCGTTTGCCTCTCTAGCGCCTCTGGTGAGTGAGAACACTCTAAAGGGTGTGAAGGAGATGGGCTTTGAGCACATGACTGAGATCCAACACAAAAGCATACAGCCCCTATTGGAGGGAAGGTACGCCTACAGTTTATCTCCAAGTTTCATGTTAGGCAGAATCGCCACCTGTTCACGTATCCCTGCATCTCTAAAGCAGAGCTCTGTAAAATCCATCCAGAACCACCAAAAGTTGGTGACTTGCATCCTAGAATCAGCCCTACAGGACTGATAAAGGACTATGTAGGCTAATATTGTTTTGACTTGATGGATGACTCcccctttttatatatatatatatcttttgaCTCTTCTAGAGATATCCTGGCTGCTGCTAAGACTGGCAGTGGTAAAACCCTGGCCTTCCTCATCCCTTCCATCGAGCTCATCTACAAACTTAAGTTCATGCCCAGAAATGGTAAGATTAGTAGATTACTTCAACCGTCTATATTGGTTCAATGTTATGAACATTGTGCATCATAATGCTACAAGCTTCGCGTGCATATCTATGGATTTTTAGAGCAGTGGACACATTTTGGTAACATGATACCTCGCCGGTCCATGCATTTCTCCCAGATAGCAAAGTTCACAAGGGGGTGATGGCAGAGATTTTTCTGTTGAAAACATCATCACAACTGTAAGCTAATTCAAGAGAACTAACTGCATATTTAAATAATAGCTAGGCCTACATGTAATGAAAGTTAATGTTTGATTTACATGACCATGTTTTGTGCCTGCTAGTAAGGTGTAGGTTACTTAGCATCCCACATGTCACCCATGTGAaataatttaataataataatcttcaATTTATTCGCTCCCATATCAGCTAAAAATAGAGAAGGCACGTGGCTACCCGCTGTTTTTACCGTTTAGCTGTAGTTATTACTTCACAACAAAATGCCTTTTTGGGTGGATTCCAGTAAGGCTACAATGTTTGGTTTATTGTTTGAATAGTTGCTGAGGTTATATTTGGTTATCAATGCTACTTTCATGCGCAGCCTGTTGATCAGATCAAGGAACCAAGTGACaccactgccccccccccccgaaGCATATTACAAGGAGCCGCCCCTTTTTGTGACTAAAAACGACATTTCAACACTGCGCTATGCTCTGTCTCTATTGTCTCCGTAGAGTGTGTAGGCATTCACAGATATGAAAGGACTGGGTAGGAGTAAGAAATATGGCAATGTTTTGACTTAACTCTCCTGTAGACTAGGCACAATGTCCCTCATTCCCTTTCACCCATCCAGTCTTACTAGCTCTGCTAACATCAAAGGTGTAGGATCTAAAGAAAGGGCCTAGGAACTGAACTGAAATGTGCCTGAGACGCGGCCCTGCTCCCCACTATCCTAAGGTACAGGCGTGGTGATCTTGTCCCCAACGCGCGAGTTGGCCATGCAGACGTACGGCGTAATGAAGGAGCTGATGACCCATCACGTGCACACCTTCGGCCTGATCATGGGCGGCAGCAACCGCACGGCCGAGGCCCAGAGGCTGGCCAATGGCGTCAACATCCTGGTGGCCACGCCCGGCAGACTGCTTGACCACCTCCAGGTAACCATGGTGATAAGAACCGTAACTGTATTCATTTATATCTAAGTTGGGACCAGGTAACCTCTGAGCACCGCAATGTTGACTAAGGATCAGATTGAacactgaaaaaatatatatataaacgcaacccattcaaggttttactgtgtgttagttcatataaggaaatcggatgactgggaatacagatatgcctctgggaatacagatatgcatctgttgatcggacccccccacacacacacaaaaaaaaagggttagggagtggatcagaaagccagtcagtatctatctggtgtgaccatttgcctcatgcagcgcataGAGATGGCAATAGCAATATAAGTTACTTTAAGATGGAATTTTGATGAACCACATGACATTGATTTTTAGATATGAAGGCTTTATTATAAATTAAACTGTTCCATGAAAATCGTAACTGGCACGCAGATTAGTAGAAATGGTACGATAACTTGGCACTCCAATTGGAAAAGGTTGGTGGAAACTTCAGAAGCGTAATGGCAGAATCTGCGAAGGCCAGCCGCAGGGGGAGGATGGTCAGGAACAGTTTTTCTTTCCCCTTTCTGATTAGGCTATATTGATCTCTGCTCCCTCTTCAATAATTTCTTACTTTAAGCACTGCAATTAAAAGTTATCAGCCAAACATATCGTTTATTTTATATTCAAACaaagttatgaaacaatgaatgtgcaaAAATTGGCAGGAGAGCACATTCTGGGGAGAGACGCGCCTTGTGCATCTTAGCCACACAGCCCCTCCTTGACTCAACTTTTTTTTATTATACCAAAGACACGTCTTCACATACTTTAGACCTTAGGAATACTCTCAAACAGTGTCATTTCCAAAGCAGTAGCCATTTATGGAAAACCAATGCAATTTTGAAACCAATGCAATTTCACTTGTTTCCAAAATGTTATCAAATTGCTTGGCATGCCAAAGCAAATACCCTTGCTTGCGGTGCCTGTGCTAGACTGTGCCATCCCCGcagcctccacaatggatcagtccactgagactGGTGTGAATCAGACAAGTGTGTCTGccataaaataaatacaattaatttGCGACCACTCAACAAAACAAATCTGGCGACCAAATAatggaccagtcgactaaatgggacCTGGATTTTTGCACACATTCAGTCCTGGACTCCTTTTCATTTGTTTCTCTCCACCCCCTTGCTCTCTGTAGAATACTGCTGGCTTCATGTATAAGAACCTCCAGTGTCTGATTATTGACGAAGCTGACCGTATCCTGGAGGTCGGCTTCGAGGAGGAGCTGAAGCAGATCATCAAACTCCTGCCAAGTATGTACCCACCTCATGGCTATAACCGTCCATGCACATACTGTACCATGGAGTTTGATGATGCTATTTGTCTGTATGTGTAACTCCCAGTGTTTAACATG from Oncorhynchus keta strain PuntledgeMale-10-30-2019 chromosome 7, Oket_V2, whole genome shotgun sequence includes the following:
- the LOC118385917 gene encoding ATP-dependent RNA helicase DDX18-like; the protein is MHLNVGCQSPINATEEEEFHVCECSAAIMADLQMRLLRQKIQKRSVKNKERKLLQKRKQEEDNDDANGLPEECCDERSQVATATSKPQNAKPTNKQQKEKNGKAEVDTEHFVKKKNKRKLNTTEQPGVKKAKKEQEDVTEEEEDATEEDADQTTDKPTQPLEQGDEGGDDEEGSEDGAEMGEGEKFEDTEEEDEPKLPSGLTGAFEDTSFASLAPLVSENTLKGVKEMGFEHMTEIQHKSIQPLLEGRDILAAAKTGSGKTLAFLIPSIELIYKLKFMPRNGTGVVILSPTRELAMQTYGVMKELMTHHVHTFGLIMGGSNRTAEAQRLANGVNILVATPGRLLDHLQNTAGFMYKNLQCLIIDEADRILEVGFEEELKQIIKLLPKRRQTMLFSATQTRKVEDLARISLKKEPLYVGVDDNKDNATVDGLEQGYVVCPSEKRFMLLFTFLKKNRKKKLMVFFSSCMSVKFHYELLNYIDLPVMAIHGKQKQTKRTTTFFQFCNADSGILLCTDVAARGLDIPEVDWIVQYDPPDDPKEYIHRVGRTARGINGIGHALLILRPEELGFLRFLKQAKVPLSEFEFSWAKISDIQGQLNKLIEKNYYLHKSAQEAYKSYVRAYDSHSLKAIYSVNTLNLPMVAQSFGFTVPPYVDLNVHSKGGLKMTKRGGGGGFGYQKGKPAHKAKIFKHVNKGKGDKRQFSR